In a single window of the Alphaproteobacteria bacterium LSUCC0684 genome:
- a CDS encoding efflux RND transporter permease subunit, whose translation MQRLIQFSIHNLTAVIALMIFILLFGLVALFNVPIQMSPDIEKPILQVRVAWPGASPQDVDREIITRLERDLSSLNGVEKAEARSFAGQARLSLTYAVTQDMDKALTTLLSELSSISDLPGEAKQPTVRTSNSDDSPIARVALTAPGNEQGEAAKVDLENLGRFLQTSVIEPLVRVPGIAEVSTFGGGDKVMRITVDLAKLEIYRLDMAAVLNALRLATAQRSVGDIEVGKRSYAIRVETESFTPEIAREVIIRTGLQSDGATEPVRLSDIARIDIVGEKRTSFRRLNGDDAVIINIIREQGTNVVKTMELLKEVIGEINRDVLEDRGMRLKLVYDETVYISSAISLVQQNIFFGGFLALVILLLFLRSVMPTVVIFLAIPISVIGTFVAISGLGLSINVISLAGLAFAVGMVVDASIVSLENIYRLRQGGIEARTAAYNGARQVWAPILGSALTTVIVFLPVVILKIPVGQLFRDIGIAISISVLISVLISVTIIPSIAAVLLNRREYSTSPSWRLPIIDDIARVFRAMVIFYARKVTASSRSGLLLCLGLLTGVSFAAVALMPQLDYLPDGNANFVFGRISTPPGYSITETRKIAQKMEDHARPLWQDDVAADGPPKIDRFFFVAYGGGAFAGASTEDPARILELRKVLTEPLRGIPGVSVFVQQSSLFGRSVGGSRSIEIDVMGNGFDTILPAVERINAELRKKFPGKSGNQIRIRPGLDNNSTQIRISPDVLAISQAGLSIADFANAVDVFNDGIVIGQVTYDGVLMDLDVTGSSVDTMTFEQLAELPIVTREGEILRLSSLAEISFVNAPQEIRRLGSRMVMTIILRPEESLTLEDSIQTIQNEVLTPLAASFSDDLSIDVSGAASELKNTWAAMQANVATALVVIYLLMAVLLRSFALPLIILMVVPVAAAGGLAGLALLNLFIRQPLDMLTMLGFVILTGVVVNNSILMIEQTVLHMREDGMSIDAAIVEATSNRIRPIFMSTTTSLFGLLPLVIFPGAGSELYRGIGVVVFGGLLLSTFATLIFIPPMLSAFRKFVSMTVESGRS comes from the coding sequence ATGCAGCGACTGATCCAGTTTTCGATCCATAACCTGACGGCGGTCATCGCCCTGATGATCTTCATTCTGCTGTTCGGGCTGGTGGCGCTGTTCAATGTGCCGATCCAGATGAGCCCTGATATCGAAAAGCCCATCCTGCAGGTGCGTGTCGCCTGGCCCGGGGCTTCGCCCCAGGATGTGGATCGGGAAATCATCACCCGTCTTGAACGTGATCTTTCATCGCTCAACGGGGTGGAAAAGGCGGAGGCACGTTCCTTTGCCGGTCAGGCCAGGTTGTCGCTGACCTATGCTGTTACGCAGGATATGGACAAGGCGCTGACCACCCTGCTTTCGGAGCTTTCAAGCATCAGCGATCTTCCCGGTGAAGCAAAGCAGCCCACCGTGCGGACCTCGAATTCGGATGACAGCCCGATCGCGAGGGTTGCCCTTACCGCGCCCGGGAACGAACAGGGTGAGGCCGCCAAAGTCGATCTTGAAAACCTTGGCCGATTTCTCCAGACCAGCGTCATCGAGCCGCTGGTCCGGGTGCCGGGGATTGCCGAGGTCAGCACATTCGGCGGTGGCGACAAAGTCATGCGCATCACCGTTGATCTGGCCAAACTTGAAATCTATCGCCTTGATATGGCGGCGGTGCTCAACGCCCTGAGGCTGGCCACGGCCCAGCGATCGGTCGGGGATATCGAAGTCGGCAAGCGCAGCTACGCGATCCGGGTGGAAACGGAGAGTTTCACCCCCGAAATTGCCCGTGAAGTCATCATCCGCACCGGCCTTCAGAGCGATGGCGCAACAGAACCGGTGCGGCTTTCGGATATTGCCCGTATCGATATCGTGGGCGAGAAGCGTACCAGTTTCCGGCGGCTCAACGGCGATGATGCGGTGATCATCAATATCATCCGCGAGCAGGGCACAAACGTGGTCAAGACCATGGAGTTGCTGAAAGAGGTTATCGGCGAGATCAACAGGGATGTGCTGGAAGACCGGGGCATGCGCCTGAAACTTGTCTATGATGAGACGGTCTATATTTCCTCGGCCATTTCGCTTGTGCAGCAGAATATCTTTTTCGGCGGCTTTCTGGCCCTTGTGATCCTGCTCTTGTTTCTGCGGTCGGTAATGCCGACGGTGGTTATATTTCTTGCCATCCCGATATCGGTGATCGGCACGTTTGTCGCCATTTCCGGGCTTGGCTTGTCGATCAACGTGATCTCGCTTGCCGGGCTTGCCTTCGCGGTCGGCATGGTGGTTGATGCATCGATTGTCAGCCTTGAGAATATTTACCGGCTGCGGCAGGGCGGGATTGAGGCAAGGACAGCGGCGTATAACGGTGCCCGCCAGGTCTGGGCACCTATCCTTGGATCGGCCCTGACCACCGTGATCGTGTTTCTGCCCGTGGTGATCCTTAAAATTCCCGTGGGCCAGCTTTTCCGTGACATTGGCATTGCCATTTCGATCTCGGTACTGATTTCGGTGCTGATCTCGGTGACGATCATCCCGTCGATTGCGGCTGTTCTGCTGAACCGGCGGGAATATTCCACCAGCCCGTCATGGCGGTTGCCGATCATTGATGATATCGCCCGGGTGTTCCGGGCGATGGTGATTTTCTATGCGAGGAAAGTCACGGCATCGAGCCGCAGTGGCCTTCTGCTCTGCCTTGGTCTCCTGACCGGGGTATCCTTTGCGGCGGTGGCCCTGATGCCGCAACTCGATTACCTGCCGGATGGTAACGCCAATTTTGTTTTTGGCCGGATTTCCACGCCGCCGGGATATTCCATTACCGAAACACGCAAGATTGCACAGAAAATGGAAGATCATGCCCGCCCGCTCTGGCAGGATGATGTTGCCGCGGACGGACCGCCCAAGATTGACCGGTTTTTCTTTGTCGCCTATGGCGGCGGGGCTTTTGCCGGGGCCTCCACCGAAGATCCCGCACGAATCCTTGAGCTGCGCAAGGTGCTGACGGAACCGTTGCGCGGCATTCCGGGGGTTTCGGTCTTTGTGCAGCAGTCATCTCTTTTCGGCCGTTCTGTCGGCGGTTCCCGATCGATCGAGATCGACGTGATGGGCAATGGATTTGATACGATCCTGCCTGCTGTTGAACGCATCAATGCGGAACTGAGGAAAAAATTTCCCGGCAAGTCCGGCAACCAGATCCGGATCCGGCCGGGCCTTGATAACAATTCCACCCAGATCCGTATATCGCCGGACGTTCTGGCAATCTCGCAGGCGGGATTGAGTATTGCGGATTTCGCCAATGCGGTTGATGTCTTCAACGACGGGATTGTCATCGGCCAGGTGACGTATGACGGGGTGCTGATGGATCTGGATGTGACGGGAAGCAGCGTCGATACCATGACGTTCGAGCAGCTTGCCGAACTCCCCATCGTCACCCGCGAAGGTGAGATCCTCCGTCTTTCCAGTCTCGCGGAGATCAGTTTTGTCAATGCGCCGCAGGAGATCCGGCGGCTCGGCAGCCGGATGGTGATGACCATCATCCTTCGTCCCGAAGAAAGCCTGACTCTCGAAGACAGCATCCAGACCATCCAGAATGAGGTGCTGACCCCGCTTGCCGCTTCGTTCAGCGATGACCTCAGTATCGATGTCTCCGGCGCGGCAAGCGAGCTGAAAAACACCTGGGCGGCAATGCAGGCCAATGTGGCAACGGCACTGGTGGTGATCTATCTTCTGATGGCGGTTTTGCTGCGCAGTTTTGCCCTGCCCCTGATTATCCTGATGGTCGTGCCGGTGGCGGCGGCCGGCGGGCTGGCCGGGCTTGCCCTGCTTAACCTTTTTATCCGGCAGCCGCTTGATATGCTGACGATGCTGGGTTTCGTCATCCTCACCGGGGTGGTGGTCAACAACTCGATCCTGATGATCGAACAGACGGTGCTGCATATGCGAGAGGACGGGATGAGTATTGATGCGGCGATTGTCGAGGCAACGTCAAACCGGATCCGGCCGATCTTCATGTCGACGACAACCTCGCTTTTCGGGCTGTTGCCTCTGGTGATTTTCCCGGGTGCGGGATCCGAGCTCTACCGCGGGATCGGCGTGGTTGTTTTTGGCGGGCTGCTGCTTTCCACCTTCGCCACCCTGATCTTTATCCCGCCCATGCTTTCCGCGTTTCGAAAGTTTGTCTCCATGACCGTCGAAAGCGGCCGGTCCTGA
- the katG gene encoding catalase/peroxidase HPI yields MNELSKCPVMHGALTSNKQTGTSNQDWWPNQLNLNILRQHDRKSNPLDEGFDYAEAFKKLDFKALKKDLHDLMTDSQDWWPADYGHYGPFFIRMTWHAAGTYRTGDGRGGGGTGAQRFAPLNSWPDNGNLDKARRLLWPIKQKYGNSISWADLLILAGNVAIESMGGKTFGFGGGRADIWHPEEDIYWGVETDWLGDKRYESTRQSLENPLAAVQMGLIYVNPEGPNANPDPLLSAQDIRETFGRMAMNDEETVALVAGGHTFGKAHGAGDPAHVGPEPEGAAIEEMGFGWTSSYASGKGRDTITSGIEGPWTANPTRWDNGYFDLLFKYEWALTKSPAGAHIWHPVNITEDDMAPEVDDASVKVTPMMTTADMAMRMDPDYEKISRRYHENPEEFADAFARAWFKLLHRDMGPKCRYLGPEVPAEDLIWQDPVPAGSTSYDVDAVKAAIKASGLSVGEMVETAWASASTFRGSDMRGGANGARIRLAPQKDWEANKPEQLARVLGVLEGIASEHGASVADVIVLAGAVGIESAADVKVPFLAGRGDASAEQTDVDSFAVLEPMADGFRNYQQKAFTVSPEEMLLDKAQLLGLTAAEMTVLVGGLRSLGISADGHGVWGESGKLSNAWFATLLDMNVEWKPKADNLYEARDRKTGEVVRTATRVDLVFGSNSQLRAIAEVYAQNDNADKFLRDFVAAWNKVMNADRFDA; encoded by the coding sequence ATGAACGAACTTTCAAAATGCCCTGTTATGCATGGTGCGCTCACCAGCAACAAACAGACCGGCACATCCAACCAGGACTGGTGGCCCAACCAGCTCAATCTCAACATCCTTCGCCAGCATGACAGAAAGTCCAACCCCCTGGATGAAGGCTTTGACTATGCCGAGGCTTTCAAGAAACTGGACTTCAAGGCCCTGAAAAAGGACCTCCATGATCTGATGACCGATTCGCAGGACTGGTGGCCGGCGGATTACGGCCATTACGGACCGTTCTTCATCCGCATGACCTGGCATGCTGCCGGGACCTACCGGACCGGCGATGGCCGTGGCGGTGGCGGGACCGGGGCGCAGCGTTTCGCGCCGCTCAATTCCTGGCCGGATAACGGCAATCTTGATAAGGCCCGGCGCCTGCTCTGGCCGATCAAGCAGAAATACGGCAACAGCATTTCCTGGGCCGATCTGCTGATCCTGGCGGGGAATGTCGCCATCGAATCCATGGGCGGCAAGACCTTTGGCTTCGGGGGCGGCCGCGCCGATATCTGGCATCCGGAAGAGGATATCTATTGGGGTGTGGAAACCGACTGGCTTGGCGACAAGCGCTATGAAAGCACGCGCCAGTCGCTCGAAAATCCGCTTGCTGCCGTGCAGATGGGGCTGATCTATGTCAACCCGGAAGGCCCGAACGCCAACCCGGACCCGCTGCTGAGCGCGCAGGACATCCGCGAGACATTCGGCCGGATGGCGATGAATGATGAAGAAACCGTTGCTCTCGTGGCTGGCGGGCATACTTTCGGCAAGGCCCACGGTGCCGGCGATCCGGCCCATGTCGGCCCTGAACCCGAAGGTGCCGCAATCGAAGAGATGGGCTTTGGCTGGACCAGTTCCTACGCATCCGGCAAGGGACGCGACACCATCACCAGCGGGATCGAAGGCCCCTGGACGGCGAACCCGACCCGGTGGGACAACGGCTATTTCGATCTTCTTTTCAAATACGAATGGGCATTGACCAAGAGCCCGGCCGGGGCCCATATCTGGCATCCGGTCAATATCACCGAAGATGACATGGCACCTGAAGTCGATGATGCTTCGGTCAAGGTAACGCCGATGATGACCACCGCCGACATGGCCATGCGGATGGACCCGGACTACGAGAAGATCTCCCGCCGCTACCATGAGAATCCGGAAGAATTCGCCGATGCCTTCGCCCGTGCCTGGTTCAAGCTTCTGCACCGGGATATGGGGCCGAAATGCCGCTATCTCGGCCCGGAAGTTCCGGCGGAAGACCTCATCTGGCAGGACCCTGTTCCGGCTGGCAGCACCTCTTATGATGTTGATGCCGTCAAGGCAGCGATCAAGGCAAGCGGGCTGAGCGTCGGTGAGATGGTTGAAACCGCCTGGGCTTCGGCGTCGACTTTCCGCGGCTCGGACATGCGTGGCGGCGCCAATGGCGCGCGCATCCGCCTTGCTCCGCAGAAAGACTGGGAGGCCAACAAACCTGAACAGCTTGCCCGTGTTCTTGGTGTGCTCGAAGGCATTGCCAGCGAGCACGGCGCCAGCGTTGCCGACGTGATCGTCCTTGCCGGTGCGGTGGGGATCGAAAGCGCCGCCGATGTCAAGGTGCCGTTCCTGGCTGGCCGCGGTGATGCTTCGGCGGAGCAGACGGATGTCGATTCCTTCGCCGTGCTTGAGCCGATGGCCGATGGTTTCCGCAACTACCAGCAGAAAGCCTTCACCGTCAGCCCGGAAGAAATGCTGCTCGACAAGGCCCAGCTGCTTGGCCTGACCGCGGCCGAAATGACCGTGCTGGTCGGCGGGCTCCGGTCGCTCGGGATCAGCGCCGATGGCCATGGTGTCTGGGGCGAGAGCGGCAAGCTTTCGAATGCCTGGTTTGCCACCCTTCTTGACATGAATGTTGAATGGAAGCCAAAGGCCGACAACCTTTATGAGGCACGTGACCGCAAGACCGGTGAGGTGGTTCGCACCGCAACCCGTGTTGATCTTGTCTTCGGCTCGAACTCGCAGTTGCGGGCGATCGCCGAAGTCTATGCCCAGAATGACAACGCGGATAAATTCCTCCGCGACTTCGTTGCGGCATGGAACAAGGTGATGAACGCCGACCGGTTTGACGCCTAG
- a CDS encoding dienelactone hydrolase family protein, producing the protein MKNLLILGFICLFSAAAFAGEPKSYKIGDETFEGYHAAPSTPSRGLVLVIHDWDGLTDYEIRRADMLAAMGYEAFAVDLYGAGNRPVETAAKKAEAGRLYQDRARMRQLILGGLDAARGETGRKAVIMGYCFGGAAVLELARSMEAENIAGFATFHGGLKTPQGQSYSPDTPPLLIAHGGADTSIPMADVAALAEELEAAGLTYEIGVYSGAPHAFTVFGSPRYQEVADRKSWQAFTDFLNTHLVN; encoded by the coding sequence ATGAAGAACTTGCTCATCCTTGGTTTCATCTGCCTTTTCTCGGCCGCCGCATTTGCAGGGGAACCCAAGTCCTATAAAATCGGCGATGAAACCTTTGAAGGATATCACGCCGCCCCCTCGACACCATCCAGAGGCCTTGTGCTGGTCATCCATGACTGGGACGGCCTGACCGATTACGAAATTCGCCGCGCGGACATGCTGGCGGCCATGGGATATGAGGCATTTGCCGTTGATCTCTACGGTGCCGGGAACCGGCCCGTGGAAACCGCCGCCAAGAAAGCGGAGGCGGGCAGACTCTATCAGGACCGGGCCCGCATGAGGCAGCTCATCCTCGGCGGTCTTGACGCCGCCCGTGGCGAGACCGGCAGAAAAGCCGTCATCATGGGCTATTGTTTCGGCGGCGCGGCGGTGCTGGAACTTGCCCGGTCCATGGAGGCCGAAAACATTGCCGGCTTCGCGACCTTCCATGGCGGGCTCAAGACACCTCAAGGGCAGTCATACAGCCCCGATACCCCGCCTCTGCTGATCGCCCATGGCGGCGCGGATACATCCATCCCCATGGCAGATGTCGCGGCACTTGCCGAAGAGCTGGAAGCCGCCGGCCTGACCTATGAGATCGGGGTCTATTCCGGCGCGCCCCACGCCTTCACGGTGTTTGGCTCGCCCCGGTATCAGGAAGTGGCTGACCGAAAATCATGGCAGGCTTTCACCGATTTCCTGAACACCCATCTGGTGAATTGA
- a CDS encoding DUF3422 family protein, with product MNQHPLRQTLADELHTRPFHDFEGSGRFLRFIYLHDRGEDAILEPVNRWLEEKGRSPIRESEKFRREIFDAFTLRVERHSEFVTIGFVVTKEKSRSGLPKGAFDPAAHPELPLDLIESIEAEVFHAIWLEVGAKPPAGLTQRKITDLLDCRSAASSLIMDGMAQAHFSFDIDAEGYSRVMLFNASIDGNRMGRIVQRLVELETYRMLALLGLPLVRDYSPELGQVEKDLQRLTHAISQHISSEKDDVGRHLPVLSGLAAQIENLTSATSFRLSATKAYRDIFLSRLESINASRLDGHQEIDGFLDRRMMPAMQTCEAFSTRLESLSKRVERTGGLLQTHTEFIIQHQNTSLLKSMNSRASAQFRLQKTVEGLSVIAGTYYGVGLVGIIAKMLPLENWHIGLDLIKAGSTPFVALAIFWIIRRGSTALGKGSAPTET from the coding sequence ATGAACCAGCATCCCCTGCGCCAGACCCTTGCCGATGAGCTGCACACACGACCTTTCCATGATTTTGAGGGCTCGGGCAGATTTCTCCGTTTTATCTATCTTCACGATCGGGGGGAGGATGCAATCCTTGAACCTGTCAACCGGTGGCTTGAGGAGAAAGGCCGCAGCCCCATTCGGGAAAGCGAGAAATTCCGGCGTGAGATTTTTGACGCATTTACCCTCAGGGTTGAGCGGCATAGTGAATTTGTCACCATCGGCTTTGTCGTCACGAAGGAGAAATCAAGATCCGGGTTGCCGAAAGGGGCATTTGACCCTGCCGCTCATCCTGAACTGCCCCTTGATCTGATCGAGTCAATCGAGGCAGAAGTGTTTCATGCCATCTGGCTTGAAGTGGGGGCAAAGCCGCCCGCCGGGCTGACCCAGAGAAAAATCACCGATCTTCTTGACTGCCGAAGCGCGGCCTCAAGCCTGATCATGGATGGGATGGCGCAGGCGCATTTCAGTTTTGATATCGATGCGGAGGGATATTCCCGCGTCATGCTGTTCAACGCATCTATTGACGGCAACCGGATGGGGCGAATTGTCCAGCGGCTCGTTGAACTTGAAACCTACCGGATGCTGGCGCTGCTCGGGCTGCCGCTTGTCCGTGATTACAGCCCTGAACTCGGGCAGGTGGAAAAGGATCTGCAGCGACTGACCCATGCCATCAGCCAGCATATCTCCTCGGAAAAGGATGATGTGGGACGGCACCTGCCGGTGCTCTCCGGCCTGGCGGCACAGATCGAGAACCTTACCTCGGCAACATCTTTCAGGCTTTCGGCGACCAAGGCTTACCGTGATATCTTTCTCAGCAGGCTTGAAAGCATCAATGCCTCCCGCCTCGACGGGCATCAGGAAATTGACGGGTTTCTGGACCGCCGGATGATGCCGGCGATGCAGACCTGCGAAGCCTTCAGCACGCGGCTTGAAAGTCTTTCCAAACGTGTTGAACGCACCGGGGGGCTTCTGCAGACACATACCGAATTCATCATCCAGCATCAGAATACGAGTCTCTTGAAATCGATGAACAGCCGCGCATCCGCCCAGTTCCGGCTGCAGAAGACCGTCGAGGGACTTTCGGTCATTGCCGGGACATATTACGGGGTGGGGCTTGTTGGCATCATTGCGAAAATGCTGCCGCTGGAGAACTGGCATATCGGTCTTGACCTGATCAAGGCTGGCAGCACGCCCTTTGTGGCGCTGGCGATTTTCTGGATCATCCGCCGGGGCAGCACAGCTCTTGGCAAGGGCAGCGCACCAACCGAAACCTGA
- a CDS encoding efflux RND transporter periplasmic adaptor subunit, producing MTMIVQHFRHRMLALALLMGLGLILPAAAQTQRDTLVEVDVAAMEHIAPTSRIYARIVTHPPAAVLASVDAVMTMADLKIGKFVKKGELIATQDDRDLRLKLELYRLNLDMISQRIAQLNDQIRQESRVRDLLEKQVTLLMGRAERLSQLMSNQVIKRDQFEAVEIQLLTAQRQYAESTGRIMKLETDLSLEQIKRRQTEVEKDEISADLKETEIRAPVAGQLIEVPASRQRFMREGDVLARILSGDDYEIEADIPVGVLAYLRGRENIAGMDAEGQPVTTRFRVELPEENQKTATRPVRFDITSPLTSAMMADGARLQLDIPKGSPRPAITVPVDAIISDQGQAIVFVAQEGVASRRIVQLGTATGARVEISGGLAEGEAVIVKGNENLRNGAKIKIVNGK from the coding sequence ATGACAATGATAGTTCAGCATTTCCGCCACCGCATGCTGGCGCTTGCCCTGCTCATGGGGCTTGGCCTGATCCTGCCGGCCGCAGCACAGACCCAGCGTGATACCCTTGTCGAGGTTGATGTCGCGGCCATGGAACATATCGCGCCGACCAGCCGCATCTATGCGCGGATTGTCACCCATCCTCCTGCCGCGGTGCTGGCATCAGTGGATGCCGTGATGACCATGGCGGATCTCAAGATCGGGAAGTTCGTCAAGAAAGGTGAGCTGATCGCAACGCAGGATGATCGTGATCTTCGTCTCAAACTGGAGCTTTATCGTCTCAACCTCGATATGATCAGCCAGCGGATCGCCCAGTTAAATGATCAGATCAGGCAGGAAAGCAGGGTGCGCGATCTGCTCGAAAAACAGGTGACGCTGCTGATGGGGCGGGCGGAACGGCTCAGCCAGCTCATGAGCAATCAGGTGATCAAGAGAGATCAGTTCGAGGCGGTTGAAATCCAGCTCCTCACGGCCCAAAGGCAATATGCCGAAAGCACGGGCCGGATCATGAAACTGGAAACAGATCTCAGCCTCGAGCAGATCAAGCGTCGGCAGACCGAGGTTGAGAAGGATGAAATCAGCGCAGATCTCAAGGAAACAGAAATCCGCGCCCCGGTGGCAGGCCAGCTGATCGAAGTGCCGGCATCCCGCCAGCGGTTCATGCGGGAAGGCGACGTGCTGGCCCGGATCCTGAGCGGCGATGATTACGAAATCGAAGCGGATATTCCTGTCGGGGTTCTCGCGTATCTCAGGGGGCGTGAGAATATTGCCGGCATGGACGCCGAAGGCCAGCCGGTCACCACCCGTTTCCGGGTTGAACTGCCGGAAGAAAACCAGAAAACGGCAACACGCCCGGTCCGTTTTGACATCACCTCCCCCCTGACTTCGGCCATGATGGCGGATGGTGCCCGGCTTCAGCTGGATATCCCGAAGGGATCACCGCGCCCCGCCATCACGGTGCCGGTGGATGCGATCATCTCCGATCAGGGTCAGGCGATTGTATTCGTGGCACAAGAAGGTGTGGCCAGCCGAAGGATTGTGCAGCTTGGTACGGCAACCGGTGCCCGGGTTGAAATCAGCGGCGGGCTTGCCGAAGGTGAGGCGGTCATCGTCAAGGGCAACGAGAACCTTCGCAATGGCGCCAAGATCAAGATCGTGAACGGCAAGTGA
- a CDS encoding O-antigen ligase family protein, with protein MTGERINFLIRACGGMLAGLVWKPKWGRYLGLVVAEVLAVLAVFSALPEMARRYTDEFIQGATDFETSGWIHAINGGLVIAQDNSVAGIGTGNFRTVAPEALKDVPYTLIQPHPHNYYVQILAETGIIGLVLGTVFLWSIIWTCFRASFRNRANVFVATAWVIPFGLFWPIATSADFFGQWNNIFMWSAVALAVAGSKLPRTK; from the coding sequence ATGACGGGTGAGCGGATCAATTTCCTGATCCGTGCCTGCGGCGGGATGCTGGCGGGGCTTGTGTGGAAGCCTAAGTGGGGGCGGTACCTCGGGCTTGTAGTTGCTGAGGTGCTGGCGGTGCTGGCGGTTTTTTCTGCCCTGCCGGAAATGGCGAGAAGATACACCGATGAATTTATTCAAGGCGCGACGGATTTTGAGACCAGCGGCTGGATACATGCGATAAACGGCGGCTTGGTGATCGCCCAGGATAATTCGGTTGCCGGTATTGGAACTGGTAATTTCAGGACTGTTGCGCCTGAAGCCCTCAAGGATGTGCCCTATACCCTGATCCAGCCCCATCCGCATAATTATTATGTGCAGATCCTCGCAGAGACAGGTATCATCGGTCTTGTTCTGGGCACGGTATTCCTCTGGTCCATCATCTGGACGTGCTTCCGGGCAAGTTTCAGGAACCGCGCCAATGTATTTGTTGCGACCGCATGGGTTATCCCTTTCGGGCTCTTCTGGCCCATCGCCACCAGCGCCGATTTCTTTGGCCAGTGGAACAACATCTTCATGTGGAGCGCGGTTGCACTTGCGGTGGCGGGATCGAAGCTGCCGCGGACGAAATAG
- a CDS encoding glycosyltransferase family 2 protein — protein MQVPGTITGKTSIHPWKTAAIILTRDEELHIERAIRSVEGRVDVIYVIDSLSVDRTVAIAQASGAKVLEHEWISYADQMNWAIAQLPDDIEWVLRLDADEYLSGEVDFKAERARLLDENSDIQGILCRRSMVFTGTLLRFGGMYKKPVLRLFRKNNAICDARLVDEHIHVDGPVAKANIHIIDDNLKGISFWIEKHNRYAELEARQYLKEQACVPAQATAPARGHAPSLQKRKRGLYYRLPPAFRPFAYFFYRYVLLGGFLDGYAGFRYGFLQAFWYRFLVEIRIREYRSERQDK, from the coding sequence GTGCAGGTCCCCGGCACCATCACCGGTAAAACTTCCATCCACCCATGGAAAACCGCCGCCATCATCCTGACCAGAGATGAAGAGCTGCATATCGAAAGAGCGATCCGGTCAGTTGAGGGCAGGGTTGATGTAATCTATGTCATCGACAGCCTGTCCGTTGACCGGACGGTTGCCATTGCACAAGCCTCGGGCGCGAAGGTGCTGGAACATGAATGGATATCCTACGCAGATCAGATGAACTGGGCCATTGCGCAACTGCCGGATGATATTGAATGGGTGCTGCGGCTTGATGCGGATGAGTATCTTTCAGGCGAGGTCGATTTCAAGGCGGAACGGGCGCGTCTTCTCGATGAGAACAGTGACATTCAGGGTATCCTGTGCCGCCGCTCAATGGTGTTCACGGGGACGCTCCTCAGATTTGGCGGCATGTATAAAAAACCTGTACTCAGGCTTTTCAGGAAGAACAATGCTATCTGTGATGCGCGTCTGGTGGACGAACATATCCATGTTGATGGTCCCGTGGCCAAAGCGAATATCCATATCATTGACGATAACCTGAAAGGGATCAGTTTCTGGATCGAGAAACACAACAGATACGCCGAACTTGAAGCGAGGCAGTATCTCAAAGAGCAAGCCTGCGTGCCAGCGCAAGCAACGGCCCCGGCCCGGGGGCACGCACCCTCTTTGCAGAAAAGAAAGCGCGGGCTTTATTATCGCCTGCCGCCGGCTTTCAGGCCATTTGCATATTTTTTCTATCGATATGTTCTGCTTGGGGGCTTTCTCGATGGATATGCCGGCTTCAGATATGGTTTTCTTCAGGCCTTCTGGTACCGGTTTCTTGTTGAGATCAGGATCCGCGAATACCGGTCAGAAAGACAGGATAAATAA